The region CTCCACATGGACCGTTGGCGGCGAGACACTGGATACATATAAGAAAGACGGCAGCGACATCGAGTATATCTCCGACGGATATTTCCATGAGTCAGAGTTCGGTTCCGCACCTTCCTTTGATATCCTGATTGACGGTATCACCACAATTGACAACTAAGATAGCCAGAGCGTGTCTTTCCCTCTGGAAATTAAAGGCTGTAAAAGCGGAGCCATTCATATCTGGCTCCGCTTTTTTCCACGGGGCAATGAGCCAATACGACCAAATACAAAGAACGGAGGTTTGCCGGGTGAGCGAAGAATACGCAATTGAACTGAAAAACATCACAAAACGGTTCGGCAAGGTAACTGCCAACGACAAGGTATGCCTGTCTGTGAAAAGGGGGGAAATCCTGTCCGTCCTGGGTGAAAACGGAAGCGGAAAGACCACCCTGATGAACATGATTTCCGGTATCTACTACCCGGATGAGGGGCAGATATTCGTAAACGGAAAGGAGGTTACCATTCGTTCGCCAAAGGACTCCTTTGCTCTGGGTATCGGCATGATTCACCAGCATTTCAAGCTGGTGGATGTTCTGACAGCGGCTGAGAATATTATCCTGGGTCTGTCCGGGAGGGAAATTCTGGACATGAAGGCTGTGTCCGCCAAAATCAATGAGCTGACAGCCAAATACGGGTTCGAGCTGGATCCGGACCAGAAGATATACACCATGTCCGTATCCCAGAAGCAGACCGTGGAAATCGTAAAGCTTCTGTACCGCGGAGTGGATATCCTGATTCTGGACGAGCCCACGGCTGTTCTGACACCCCAGGAAGCGGACAAACTGTTTGCCGTGCTGCGCAACATGCGTGAGGCAGGCCATTCCATTATCATTATCACCCATAAGCTGCACGAAGTTCTGGCGCTGTCGGACCGGGTGTCTGTACTGCGCAAGGGCCAGTATATCGGCACGGTATACACGGCGGACGCCACCGAGGAATCCCTGACCGAGATGATGGTGGGCAAGAAGGTAAGCCTGAACATCGAGCGCCCGGATCCCGTGAATCAGGAGCGCCGCCTGATGGTGGAAGGAGTCACCTGCGTGGACAAGGAGGGGGTAACGACCCTGGACCACGCCTCTTTTACTGCTTACAGTGGGGAGATACTGGGGATTGCCGGTATCGCGGGAAGCGGCCAGAGGGAGCTTTTGGAGTCCATCGCGGGACTCCAGCCAATGGCAGGCGGCACCATCACCTATTATCCGCCTGAGGGCGGCGAAAAGCAGCTGTCCGGCATGAGCGCCTCAGCCATCAATAAGATGGGGGTAAAGCTTTCCTTTGTGCCGGAGGACCGCCTGGGCATGGGGCTGGTAGGCGCAATGGACATGACGGACAATATGATGCTCAGGGGATACCGCAGGGGACGTTCCGTCTTTACGGACAGAAAGACGCCAAAAAGCCTGGCGGAGCAGATCATAGAGGAACTGGAAATCGTGACTCCCGGCGTCACCACCCCGGTGCGCAGGCTGTCAGGGGGCAATGTCCAGAAGGTGCTGGTGGGAAGGGAGATTTCTTCCAATCCCAAGGTGCTTATGGTGGCATATCCGGTCCGCGGACTGGATATCAACTCATCCTACACCATCTACCATCTTCTCAATGAGCAAAAGAAACAGGGAGCGGCCGTTATCTGCGTAGGCGAGGATCTGGATGTGCTCCTGGAGCTGTGCGACCGTATTCTGGTGCTGTGCGCAGGACAGGTAAACGGTGTTGTGGACGGAAGGACAGCGACCAAGGAACAGGTGGGGCTGATGATGACCAGGACAGGAGGTGGCTTAAGTGAGTAAGGAGACGACGGCAGTATCCAACAAGGAACCTCTGATGCATATATCCAAGAGGGATGAGATAGATATGTGGAAGGCCTGGGCCGTCCGGCTGGGAGCGGTTCTCTTATCACTGGTGGTCTGCGCAGGGGTTATCTATGCCCTGACAGGGCTTAATCCCCTGGAGGTTTATAAAGGAATCTTTGATGGGGCAGTGGGTACCAAAAGGCGTACCTGGATGACCATTCGCGATACTTTGGTGCTGCTCTGTATTGCAATCGGCATCACGCCTGCATTCAAGATGCGGTTCTGGAACATCGGAGCAGAAGGTCAGGTACTGATTGGCGGCGTCACATCCGCGGCCATGATGATTTACCTTGGCAATTCGCTGCCTCCCCTGGTGCTGTTTCCCCTGATGCTTTTGGGAAGCGCCCTGTCAGCCATGGTGTGGGCAGCTATCCCGGCATTTTTCAAGGCATACTGGAACACCAACGAGACACTGTTTACATTGATGATGAACTATGTGGCCATGCAGGTCATCACATACTGTATCATTTTCTGGGAGAATCCAAAGGGTTCCAATTCCGTGGGAACTATCAACTCCACCACAAAGGGAGGATGGCTTCCAAAACTTTTCGGTCTGGAATACGGCTGGAATCTGGTGATCGTGCTGGCGCTGACCCTGGCTATCTTTATTTATCTGAAGTACAGCAAGCAGGGATATGAGATCGCGGTTGTGGGAGAGAGCGAGAACACGGCCAGATACGCGGGAATCAATGTAAAGAAGGTAATCATCCGCACCATGGCCCTGTCCGGCGCCATCTGCGGCATTGCGGGCTTCATCATTGTCAGCGGCGCCAGCCATACCATTTCCACCAGCACGGCTGGCGGCAGGGGATTTACGGCCATCATCGTATCATGGCTCAGCAAGTTCAATGCGTTTGCCATGGTTCTGGTCTCATTTTTCCTGGTATTCATGCAGAAGGGAGCAGGGCAGATTGCCTCCCAGTTTAACCTGAATGAAAATGCCTCTGATGTAATAACAGGCATCATCCTCTTCTTCATCCTGGGCTGTGAATTCTTCATCAACTTCAAGGTGGGAATCCGCAGCAAACGGAAAGAAGCAGGGGCAAAATTGTCATAAGGAGGCTAAAATATGGGTTTTTTGGTAATATTTATTCAGAAAGCTATCGGCCAGGGCATCGGCATCCTTTACGGAGCCCTGGGAGAAATGATGACGGAGAAATCCGGCAACCTGAATC is a window of Enterocloster clostridioformis DNA encoding:
- a CDS encoding ABC transporter ATP-binding protein, which produces MSEEYAIELKNITKRFGKVTANDKVCLSVKRGEILSVLGENGSGKTTLMNMISGIYYPDEGQIFVNGKEVTIRSPKDSFALGIGMIHQHFKLVDVLTAAENIILGLSGREILDMKAVSAKINELTAKYGFELDPDQKIYTMSVSQKQTVEIVKLLYRGVDILILDEPTAVLTPQEADKLFAVLRNMREAGHSIIIITHKLHEVLALSDRVSVLRKGQYIGTVYTADATEESLTEMMVGKKVSLNIERPDPVNQERRLMVEGVTCVDKEGVTTLDHASFTAYSGEILGIAGIAGSGQRELLESIAGLQPMAGGTITYYPPEGGEKQLSGMSASAINKMGVKLSFVPEDRLGMGLVGAMDMTDNMMLRGYRRGRSVFTDRKTPKSLAEQIIEELEIVTPGVTTPVRRLSGGNVQKVLVGREISSNPKVLMVAYPVRGLDINSSYTIYHLLNEQKKQGAAVICVGEDLDVLLELCDRILVLCAGQVNGVVDGRTATKEQVGLMMTRTGGGLSE
- a CDS encoding ABC transporter permease, which gives rise to MSKETTAVSNKEPLMHISKRDEIDMWKAWAVRLGAVLLSLVVCAGVIYALTGLNPLEVYKGIFDGAVGTKRRTWMTIRDTLVLLCIAIGITPAFKMRFWNIGAEGQVLIGGVTSAAMMIYLGNSLPPLVLFPLMLLGSALSAMVWAAIPAFFKAYWNTNETLFTLMMNYVAMQVITYCIIFWENPKGSNSVGTINSTTKGGWLPKLFGLEYGWNLVIVLALTLAIFIYLKYSKQGYEIAVVGESENTARYAGINVKKVIIRTMALSGAICGIAGFIIVSGASHTISTSTAGGRGFTAIIVSWLSKFNAFAMVLVSFFLVFMQKGAGQIASQFNLNENASDVITGIILFFILGCEFFINFKVGIRSKRKEAGAKLS